The region TCTGCCACACGATTGAAGAGGCCTCTTGAGATTAAAAATGTCCGCTTTGAATTTATTACTCTCTCCAAGAAAAGATTTTTTGGATTTGAAGAGACGACCCTTTTTGGTGAAAAGGTAAAAATTTCGGATCTAGAACGCACTGTTTTGGATGCCTTAGACCGGCCAGATCTGGTGGGTGGTATTGAGGCTAGTGCGCAAGTTCTATTTGAGGCAAGAAAAGGCCTTAATAGTTCCAAATTGCTCGATTATCTCAAAAAAATGAATAACACTGCCTTGTCTAGGAGATTTGCCTATTTATCGGCAATGTTCAAAGTCAAGCTGAGCAAAGCTCTTCAAAATTATCTCAAAAGCCAAGTCGCAAGAAACCCGGCCTTTTTGGGTGAACCGAGCAGATGGGGAATAAAGGGTAGCCATAATAAAGATTGGAACCTGGTAATTAATGTCCCTCAGCAAGAGCTTATAGGGGAGATTCAAATTGTATGATGGAACAACGTTATGCGGATATGTTTGCTAATGGAGCACAAGTTCCTCTTGAAATAGCTGAAAGGGAAATTACACATAACTTATGTTTTAAAAGTTTTTGAAGAAACTCAAATTCTAAAGAAACTTGCGTTTAAAGGGGGTACAGCGCTTCGTAAATGTATCTATGGGAAAGAAACCCGATTTTCCCTTGATCTGGATTTTACAAGAATAGACCAGAAAACAAATCCAGATGACCTTATTCTCGAAGTGGTCCAAAATTTAAGGAAGTCGGCTTATGGAATTCAATTTAATGTAGCAGTGAAAGATTTTTATGTGACCGATGATCAATCTGCCTGTGGTGCAGTAATCCGTTATCGTCATGATTGGCATGAAGCTTTTTTTAAATTGGAAATCAGCCTTAGAGAAACACCTTCTTTACCTCTTGTCTCGATGCCACTCAAGGCGCAGGCTTATTTTAAGTATCTTGAGTTTTCTCCATTTTCTGTTCCTTGTTTGCAATTTGAGGAACTGCTGGCAGAGAAAATTCGAGCAGCCGCCCAGCGCGTTAGATCACGGGACCTTTATGATCTTGCTCAGGCTGCGGAGAAACCCTTTATTGCCAACTTGATCCGTGCTCTTACTGTGACTAAGTTCTGGAATGTTCGCGATATCTTTGATCCCCAAAGGTTTTTAGAAAAAATACAATCAAGTCGGTATGACTGGGATGATTTGAAACAGCTTCTTCGGAGAAGTGGAAGAATCGATTCCAAAAAATTGATTGGCAATTGCCAGCGTCGTTACCAATTCTTAAAAAACCTCACGGAAGACGAAAAAAGGATGATAGCCGATGCCAAACGACATCGCCTAAAAGAAGACTTCATTTTATCAAATTGCCATAATCTTTTTTGATTAAATTTAACTAAAGCTTCAATGCCATCTTATTGCAATAGGCTGGGTGGGTTGGGACTCCACAAATGTCAAATCTTTGACTCTTCAAAGGCTCGGATTCTTGTACAATTAGCTTTTTGTATCTCCATTTGATTCATCAAATTATAACTATCTAAAATTATTAGATAAAACAAACCCATTTCACTTAAAACTTTTAGGGTAACTGGTATGATAATTGCTGTGTCTTATTATTAGGGGGACCAGAGAATGAAGGGGGTTTTGTGAAACATATGGACCTAAAAATTTTAAATGTGGATGACCTAGAAGATTCAAGTGAACTTGAGCAAGAAACCGTAGCCTCGGTTCCAGCTACAAACCCTTGCAAAGAAATGGCCCAAGAATCGCAAGGCACTTTGTCTTGCGGTGGAGTTTATGTGCCTCGGGCCTTAGAGCCATCGCCTTTTCAACAAAAATACGGTGCACTTTATTTACCCAATGCTCGCCAACAAGTGATCATGCTAAAAAATACCAAACCCATTAGCATTAGCAATCTGCGTGGCCCTTACTTAGAAGCGGAAGAAACAGTTGAACGTTTCGTCGAAGAGGGCAATCCGGTTTTAAAGAAATTCTTTCGCAGCGATTGTAACTAAGTCTAATTAACCCAATTCACCCAAGCTTTACGAAACCCTTTGCGCGAGAGCGACGAGTCATGAGCGCTTAAAAAGCGTATGGTTTGTTGAAGTTAGGGTATGACCGGAGGGAATACACTAACTTCATACAAACCAACGTTTTTTAAGCGCGAATACGAGGAGCGGAGCGCGGGTTGAGGAAAGCTTGGGTGAATTGGGTTAATTAGACGACTTCCTGCCATTCGGGGAATGGTGTTGCAGCCCCCTGACTTGCTTCTTTAAATAAAGCCTGAACTTTTTTCGTAATAGTGCCAGGGTTCCCACTCCCAATCATACGATCATCTAATTCACGAATAGGCGTGATCTCTGCGGCGGTGCCGGTTACAAAGATTTCATCAGCGATATAAAGTTCATCGCGAGTAAGATTCGTTTCAATCACTTGAATTTTTTCTCGCTTGAGCAATTGAATGACCGAATCACGCGTGATGCCTTCTAGTGCGCTAGTAATGGGGGGAGTTTTGACAATCCCTTTTCTAACCGAGAAGAGATTTTCACCACTGCACTCGCTTACATTGCCTTGCGTATCGAGCATGATGGTCTCTTCATAGCCAGCCAGCATGGCTTCGCGTTTGGCTAAGATGGAGTTGATATAATTACCCACCGCTTTACTTTTGGTCATGGTGACATTCACATGATGGCGGGTAAAACTCGAAACTTTAGCGCGAATCCCATTTTTAACACCTTCATCGCCCAAATAAGTCCCCCATTCCCAAGCGATAATGGCCACGCGAATGGGATTATGCACCGCATGTAGGCCCATGGCCCCATCGCCCAAGAAAACTAAAGGTCTTAAGTAACCATGTTTGAGTTTATTAACTCGGAAAATTTCTTTACAGGCTTCGATCACTTCTTCTTTAGAAAAGGGGATTTTAATTAAGAGGATATGGGCAGAGTCATAAAGCCGGTCAATGTGTTCACGCAAGCGAAAGATCACACTTTTGCCGTCTGGCCGCTGATAGCAGCGGATGCCCTCAAAAACGCCCAAGCCATAATGCAAGGTGTGAGTGAGCACATGAACTTTGGCTTCATCCCAGGGCACCATCTTGCCATCGAGCCATATTTTATCGACTTTAGGGACACCGCCTACTTTTTCTTTTTGAGTCATTTGAGCCATCCTTGTAGTTTCTCTGAAAACGGTTTTTTTGCAACTCCTTTTTCAGTAATGATGGCGCTTAGCAGTTCGTGAGGGGTGACGTCAAAACTATAATTGAAGACGTTTATTTCTGCGGGGGCAATGGGGATGCCATTAAGATGGGTGACTTCTTCGGGGTGTCGTTCTTCGATAATAATCTGTTCTCCACTAGGGGTTTTTAGATCAATCGTAGAAGTAGGTGCCACGGCATAAAATGGGATGGCATGGGCCTTGGCTAAGGTTGCCACCCCATAGGTGCCAATTTTATTGGCCACATCACCATTGGCTGCAATGCGGTCGCTGCCCACAAAGACCCCGTGAATTTTCCCAAGCTTCATCAAATGGGCAACCATATTGTCGGTTATCAGTGAGGTGTGAATTCCATTTTTAGAAAGCTCCCAGCAGGTGAGCCTAGCCCCTTGTAAATAAGGCCTGGTTTCACTCGAGATCACTTGAAAAGTTTTTCCCTGGCGTTTGGCTTCATAAAATACCGAAAGGGCAGTTCCTTGCCCTGCCGTTGCCAATGCACCGGCATTGCAATGGGTAAGATAGGTTTTGCCATTTTCAATCAATTCAGCGCCCCATTTGCCCATGAGTCTGCACATCTCAATGTCTTCTGCTTCAATGGCCTTGGCTTCGTTGAGAATAACCTGCAGATTTTTAGGCTTAAGTTTTAAAATTCTTTCCACGGCCCAGGCTAAATTGACTGCGGTAGGGCGCGTAGATTTTAAGTAAGTAGCGGCTTGTTGAAGGTCTTCAGATTTCAATGCAGCCAAAGCCATGGCATAACCTGCCGCAACTCCAATGGCCGGCGCACCTCGTACCACCATATCTTTGATGGCAAGGCCCACTTCTTGGTAGGTTTGATAAGTGTGATAAATTTCTTGGGCCGGAAGTTTGCGTTGATCTAATAAAATCAGCTGATTATTTTTCCACTCAAGGGTTTTAAATTTAAGGTTCATTAAATTATTTAGATGGGAAAATAGGGCTTTTATAAAATAAATCTAGAATTTCATCGGGCAAGGGATCATTAAAATCATCAGTAATATTAATCTTACCTTTGGCCAGCCCAATCGGGCGTTGGTTTTTCTTTTTTTTAGGAATAGGGCGCACTTCGGCCACCGGGATATTATGCTTGCAAATCGTTAACACATCCCCTTCTTTTAGAGATTGTAAGTATTTGGAAAGATTAGTTTTTGCATCATGAATGTTAATATGCTTGTTCATAACGAGTTCAAATGTAGACTAATATTTGAACTAGGTCAAGATAGGCGCTTCTTTTCTAACTACTTTTTAGGAGCTTAATAATTTGTTGATACGCTTGATGGTTTTTTGAATGTATTTTTCGTCAAGTTTTTTCCCGAATAACTCTCGTAGTTCTTCAATGTCGCGACGATCTACGCTGCGGTTAGCCAGGGTTTTAAGAACAATGATGTCTTCAGGTGTGGCAATTCTTACGAATTTATCGCCAAGTTTTTTTTCGACGGCTCGATGAACAACGTCGGATCCTATATAATGGTCAGCATATAAAAGATCGATGGGAACTCCATCGACTTTGGCTTGTAGTTGGTATTCTCCTCGGGATTTTACAGGTATTTGGTGATTTGTTAAAAGATTTTTAATAATCTTTAGATCATCAACTAAGACATAAAAATCAATATCGACGGTATTAGCCCTTCCATTATAAAGCATCATGGCTAACCCACCAATCACGCAATAATTAATATCGTTGTTCTTAAAAAGGGTTGTTATCTTGATCAAGGCATTAAGCATCATATTTACTTAAGGCCTTTGAAAGTTTAGGATAGGATAGGTTTGAATTCCTTAATTCCAGAATCTCATAAACCGCAATGGGGTCTACTTTTCTGTTCAATTGGATTTTAGGAATAATAAGGTTAGATTTAGGGAGGTGCTCGCTTTTCTTGAGGATTATGCTTATAAGTTCTTCATAGTAAGGGTAGTGGCGATTTAGGACATAGAAAGTGCAGGAGGGTTCTTTCTTGATAATACCCGCCTTGATCAATTGATTTAAGGCTTTAAAGATCTGCGAGGGGCTTTTTTTTAGAACCTTGGCCAATCTTCTGCCACTGCATCCCCCTCGTAGACCTAAATACAATAAAACTTTCTCTTTGGCGGTACTGTTGAGGAGTCCTTTCATCGTGTATCTATTATATAGGTACACTTAATTTATTCAAGGACATTTTATACTGCTCAAAAAAATGAATTTTCATTTAGTTACTAACAAGTCCGTGGTGTGTCTAACATTTTGCTTCGGCTTTTGGCCTGCGACTGCGTCAGATTTCACGAAAAGTCCTCGACGTACCTATGGGTACGCCTCCGGGCTTTTCGCTCATCTTCCTTGTCTCGGCTCAAAATAATTTTTTCTTCAACAGATCGTTGACTACTTGGGGATTGGCCTTGCCTTTGGATTCTTTCATTACTTGGCCTACAAAAAAACCAAATAATTTATCTTTGCCCGATTTGTATTGTTGAACATTGTCAGGGTTGGCAGCTAGGACTTTATCAATAATGGCTTCAATGGCACTGCTATCCGAAAGTTGGCCACCCATTTTGTTGACAATGGTTTCGGCGCTTTGTTTTTCCGTGTGCATGGCCAAAATCACATCTTTGAGCATTTTGCCGCTAATGGTGCCTTTGAGGGTCATGGTGATGGCTTTGCCCAGTTCAATGGCTGGGATAGTCTCAAAAGGTTTTTCTCCTTTGGCAGCTAAGCCCAACATCTCGGTCATAATAATGTTGCTAGCCCTTTTGGCATCACCACATTGTTTCACCACTTCCTCAAAATAGAGGGCAACTTCTTTTTCAGCCGTTAGAACTTCGGCATCATAATGGGGAATAGCATAATCGCGTTCAAAGCGTTCTGCCTTTTGATGACCCAATTCAGGTAAGTTCTTTTGAATCTCTTTAAGCCAAGCGTCATCGATGATGAGTGGTAATAAATCAGGATCGGGAAAGTAGCGATAGTCGTGGGCTTCTTCTTTGCTGCGCATAGATTCCGTGATGCCTTTGGCAGAATTAAATAAGCGAGTTTCTTGTACCACACGGCCACCTTCATTTAATATCGCTTCTTGGCGGGCGACTTCATATTCGATGGCCTTTTCTACAAATTTAAAACTGTTGATGTTTTTTAATTCGGCACGGGTGCCTAATTTTTCTGAACCCACGGGTCGTAGGGAAACATTGGCATCACAGCGAAAGCTGCCTTCTTCCATGTTGCCATCACACACATCGAGATAAACTAAAATATTGCGCAAGTGTTTTAGATACGCGCTTGCTTCTTCAGAACTGCGAAGATCAGGGCTGCTTACGATTTCCACCAAGGGCGTTCCTGCGCGGTTAAGGTCGACATGGCTGGAATCAGGGTGGCCAAAGTCGTGTAGTAATTTCCCGGCATCTTCTTCCATGTGGATGCGCTGAATTTGCACTCGCTTCTTTTGATCTTTGACATAAAATTCTAAATAGCCATCTAAACAAAGAGGAAATTCATATTGGGAAATTTGATAGCCTTTGGGGAGGTCAGGGTAAAAATAGTTTTTGCGGGCCCAAATGCTGCGTTTTTGAACTTTGCAATGAGTCGCCAGGCCTGCTTTGATGGCATATTCCACAGCGGTTTTATTCAATACCGGTAACACGCCAGGTAGCCCCAAACAAACTGGGCAAGTGTTTTTATTAGGCGGTTCACCAAAAGTTGTTGGGCATGAGCAAAAAATCTTTGACTTGGTTTTGAGTTGAGCGTGAACTTCTAGCCCAATGACGGTTTCATATTGCGTCATAACGTAGGCCTCCTCTTATGCCAAACGGTGGCTTGTTCATAAGCAAAAGCTACGTGAAATAATTTTTCTTCGGCAAAGGGGCCAGCAATGAGTTGCATGCCAATCGGTAAATTTTGAGAATTAAAACCACAAGGCACGCACATGCCTGGCAAACCGGCTAAGTTAACATTAATGGTGTAAATGTCAGACAAATACATTTTTAAAGGGTCGTCGGTTTTTTCTCCGAGTTTGAAAGCGCAAGTGGGGGAGGTTGGAGTTACCAGGGCATCTACTTCTTTTAAGGCATTTAAAAAATCTTGTCGAATGAGGGTGCGTACTTTTTGGGCCTTCAAATAATAAGCATCATAGTAACCGGCAGAAAGCACATAAGAGCCGAGCATAATGCGCCGTTTAACTTCACTGCCAAACCCTTGTGTTTTGGATTGCTCATATAAATCCAACAAGGTTTCAATATTTTTAGCACGAAAACCATAACGTACCCCATCGTAGCGGGCCAGGTTGCTGCTCGCCTCAGCTGGGGCCAAGATATAATAAGTGGGTACGCCATATTCGGTGTGAGGCAATTGAACAGGTTTGACAGTAGCGCCCAGTTCTTTCAAAGTTTGTAAGGCTTGTTGCAAGGATTTTTCGATTTCTGGGTCCAGCCCTTCGGCAAAATATTCTTGAGGGATACCTAAGCGAATGCCCTTGAGGTCTTTTTTTAAGGCCGCAAGATAGTTGGGCACGGGCTGATTGACCGAGGTGGAATCTTTGGGGTCGTAGCCCGCAATGGTTTGCAACATTAAAGCACAATCGCGCACGTCTTTGGCCATGGGGCCCACTTGATCGAGCGACGAAGCAAAGGCAATAACGCCATAACGCGACACCCGACCATAGGTAGGTTTGAGACCCACAATACTGGTGAGGCTAGCGGGTTGACGGATTGATCCACCCGTGTCGGTGCCAAGGGTAGCATAAGAAATCCCTGAGCTGACCGCCGATGCAGAACCACCACTGCTTCCCCCAGGAACACGGTTTAGATCCCATGGGTTTTTGCAGGGGCCAAAATGTGAAGTTTCGTTACTCGAACCCATGGCAAATTCATCCATGTTCAGTTTTCCCGTGAGAATAATGCCAGCATTTAAAAGTTTCTGTACGGCCGTGCTGTTATAAGGGGGAATATAATCTCCCAGAATCTTGGAAGCACAGGTGGTGCGAACCCCTTCGGTTAAGAAAATATCTTTGAGGCCCATGGGTACCCCAAATAGTGGGGGCAAATCGCTAGCAGGATTTTTTGCTAAATGTTGATCAAGCTCTTGCGCCCTAGCCATGGCCTTTTCTGGGCATAGCGTGATAAACGCATTGAGTTGTGCATTCAATTTTTCAATACGTTTAAGTTGAGCGGCCGTTATTTCTTGGCAAGAAATTTCTTTGGCTTTAATTTTTTGATGAATTTCAAAAAGGGTGAGGTGAGCTAGTTCCATGGTTGACTCAAAACTTTAGATAACTTTGGGGACGCGGAAAAACCGGTCTTCGGTGTCGGGGGCTACTGCAAAGACTTTTTCTAAAATATCACAAGGGTGGGCGATGTCTTCACGAAAAATGGCTTGGGTATCGACAGCATGAGAAGTGGGTTCAATGTTACTCGTATTAAGTGAGTTAAGCTTTTCCACATGGTGTAAAATGTTTTGCAACTGTTCAGTATAAACTTGAATTTCTTCTTCTTTGAGTCGAAGCTTAGCGAGCTTGGCTGCCTTAATAACATCATCGCGAGAAATCATGGTTGCCTTTCGTTATTTGTTTTCAAAAACTTGTAAAACCTTTTTCAAAAAACCACTCTCTTGACCCGCTAACTCTTCTAGTTCGCCTTGGTCAAGATAAACTCCACCGCAAGAGAAACATTTGTCAATCGTAACCCCTCGATATAAAATAGCGTGAAGCTCCATGCCACATTTGGGGCAATGCATAAAATGAAGGTTTTTTAGCTGGGTTTTTTCTTTTTCAGCCATTTCTTTTTTGATTTTGTCAGTAAAGGCTTTGCGTTTTTCAATTTCTTGTTTGGCAAAAAATTCTTCTTCGGGGCTCTTTTTGGTGGCATCCATAGGTTGACTCCTTTATGATTGGATAAGAATATACTAAACTCAGTGAGCTACATACAAGCAAAACTATGTTGATACTTCCATCCCCCTTTGGGCAAATAGGATTTTTTGTTTTAGGCGCGTTGTGGGGTTCTTTTCTTAATGTATGTATTGTGCGTATTCCCCAAGAGCAATCCATTGTGTTTCCTGCCTCGCATTGCCCGCATTGCCAGCGGGCTTTAAGCTGGCATGAAAATATCCCACTTTTTTCTTACTTATTTTTAAGAGGGCAATGTCGCACCTGCCATCAAAAAATTAGTAGCCGTTATTTTTGGGTAGAATTATTAACCGCAGGTTTAGGATTATTAACCTATTATTATTTAACCCCTTGGCCGGTGGCCCTGCTTTATTTTCTGTTGTTGGTGTGTCCGTTGATTGTCTTGTCTTTTATTGATCTTGAACATCAAATTTTGCCGAATGTTATTACTTTGCCCGGTGTTTTGGTGGGATTGGTCGTACGACAGGCCCATCTTTATATACTTCATATAACCGAAGGGCCATTGCTGGATTTGAATAAGCTCATGCTGCAAACCCTGGTGGATTCTTGCATGGGGGTGTTAGTTGGAGCTGGCACTTTGTTTTTGCTCAGCGTGTTTTATCACAAAATTCGCAAGCGAGAGGGTTTAGGTTTTGGCGATGTGAAACTGGCGGCTATGTTGGGGGCATTTTTTGGCTGGAAACCCGTGTTTGTGATTTTTTTAATCGCATCGATTACCGGATCCATTGTGGGGCTTATTTATATTTTGTTTTCGAAAAAAGATTTGAAAGCGGCCATTCCCTTTGGGCCTTTCTTAGCACTCGGCGCCCTTTTTCAACTTTATTGGGGGCAGGCCTTTTTGCAAGCTTACTTCAAGTTTTTTAAAAATTTGATCCATTGACGATGTCATTGCGAGCGAGCCCCGTCGGCGAGCGTGGCAATCTTCCAATTCATCTGCAATTATTTACCACGTCTTTTCGAATCCGGCTTAAGGCTCTCTCAACCCCAAGCAAAGGGGTTTCGAGTAGCCTCTTCCCGCTTCGAAAAGACTTTTCCGTAAATATTTGCAGAGATATGAAAAGTTTTACTGAAGTCGGCTGAAGCTGGAAGGGGTTTGTCCCTGTCGCTTTGCTCAGGGTAAACTCCAGCTTTCACCACTATGGCTATAAAGCCGTGAAAGCCGAGACTTTGAGTGCGCCCAGGGGCCGTAACCCCTGGGGCGACTCAGGACCCCTGGAAGCTTCTGCCGACTTCAGTAAAACTTTTAAGTTTTATATATAATAAAGTTAAATTATATATAAATTATGCATAATTATATTATTTTTATGGGATTTTTAATAAAAAGATAATGACTTTCTTGAAATTAAGGCACATTTCGATTAAGATCATGAGTCTGTGAATAATCCTAATCCTAAACCTATTTCAAAAAAATTTAAAAACAATGTTCGGATGTTGCGCGAACAGCAATTGTTGAGCAAGGCAGAATTGGCGCGTAAAGCAGGTTTGTCGGCTTTAACGATCGATCGCATTGAATCGGGCATCCCCTGTCGAATGGACACCATGCGAAAAATAATTCTCGCCCTTGGTTTTCAGCTCACCGATAAAGAAAAAGTTTTTCCAGCATGACTTCATTAAGATATCTCACCAGTGGCGAATCCCATGGCCCAGCTTTAAATCTCATTTTGGAAGGTATGCCAGCAGGGGTGCCCATCACACTTGAAGCCATCAATCATCAATTGCTACGTCGGCAAAAAGGTTATGGCCGGGGTGGGCGCATGAAAATCGAAACCGATCAGGCGATTGTGATGTCGGGGATTCGTCATGGCAAAACCTTAGGCAGCCCGATTGCTATCCGTATTGAAAATAAAGATTGGAATGTTTGGCAACAAGAGATGAGTCTTTGGCCTATCTCGGGAGATCCAAAACGCGAAGTAACTTCGCCGCGCCCTGGCCATGCCGATCTTTCGGGTGGGCTTAAATATAATTTTAAAGATTTGCGCAATGTTTTAGAAAGGGCCTCGGCTCGTGAAACCACGTCGCGCGTGGCCGTAGGGGCCTTGTGTCGCCAATTGTTAGAGCATTTTGGTTTTGTGCTGGCAGGCCATGTGGTGGCAGTGGGAGATATTTGTTGGGATGGCCTTCGCCCATCGGCCAAAGAAATTCTTGAACGCACCGAAGAGGCCCCTATGCGGTGCTTAGACCCACAAATCGAAACCAAGATGATGGCACGAGTCGATGAAGCTAAAAAAGCAGGCGATTCTGTGGGTGGAGTTTTTGAAGTGATTGTAGAAGGTGTTCCGCCGGGTCTAGGCAGCCATGTGCATTGGGATCGAAAACTCGATGGGAGGCTCGCGCAAGCGCTTTGTTCTATTCAGGCGGTCAAAGGTGTAGAAATCGGCGAAGCCTTTAGACAAGCTCATTTACCAGGCAGCCAAGTGCATGATGGAATTTTTTATAACGCACAACAAAAGAAATTTTTTCACAAAACGAATCGTGCGGGTGGTTTAGAAGGGGGCATGACCAATGGTGAGCCCCTCATTTTACGTGGTGCTCTCAAACCTATCGCCACTTTGTATACTCCACTGCACTCAGTCGATGTGGTCACCAAAAAAGAATTCGAAGCAGCTGTCGAGCGCTCAGATACTTGTGTCGTTCCTGCGGCTAGCGTGATTGCTGAAAATGTAGTGGCAATCACCTTGGCCGATGCCTTTTTAGAAAAGTTTGGCGGCGATAGTCTTGATGAAATTCGCCACAACTACGAAGCCTATTTACAACAAATCCATTCCTATTAAGAAGGTTCGATGGTTCGCCATAGGCCTTCAAAAATCCTCGTCATTTGTGTGGTAATATAATTCTCCCATTCGGGTGATTGAAAGCCAGCTTCGCTGCTTCGAATATCAGCGGGTGAAGTGTCAAGATAGAGATCGTGGCTATAAAGATTCCAAATTGCATCATATTTATTGGCATAACTGGTGTGGGCGAGGGTGTTATGATAATAAAGCGAAAGCCCTAATTCCCAACCCACTAATTGGCCAATGTCATTGGCCATGGTTTCTTCTCGAACCGTTCCTTGATTCCCCTGAGGTCTAATGTGGGGTATGGCATGAAAGAGTTCATGACAGAAGACCTCAACCATCATTTCAGGATTATGTTCTAAATTAATTGGCGAGAGCATGAGACTATAGTTTTTGGGGTCATAATAGCCAACTGTTTGAGGACCGAATTCTTGCATTTTGGCAGGGGTCATTAGGCTAATTTTCAAAGGCATGCCCCCATCAATTTGTTTTTTTATAGCTTCAAGTAATTTATAACCGGTTTCTGACTGACTTATTTGGTCTAAGATTTTATAAACTGATCTTTTGAGCTTAGGATTTTTGATTTTAATGCATTGCCTAATCGCTACCAAGGTGTTGTGGACCCTTAATGGATTATCAGGTTTAAAGGCACTTGTATGAAAAGATGGGGCTGGAGTTTTAAGCCCTTGTTCAAAATAAGGTTGGTAATAATCAATCTCTTCTAGGCTTATCCCAAGGTTTCCATCAGTAGGTTCAATGCGATTATAATTGTGCAGTAGCCACTTGGACTGTTCCAACATTTCTTGTGAAAACTCACTTTCATCGAAAGGCTGACCTGATTTTAAATTAGCTTTAAAAGCGAGAAATTGTTCTCTGAAATAAGCCCGTTCTTTGGGTGGAAGCTGTCGGTAAACCGAAAGCATGAGATTAAAAAATTTAAAATGGGCTTCGGTAGGTGGAATTTCAAGAATTGGGGTTACACCCGTTGGATTTGCTTGTTGTAACTGATCAAAGGTATCAAGTCGTTCAATGATCTTTTCAACGATGGTGGTGAGAAATTTTCGCCGATCATCAACTTGTGGATGAGCAGTTTCTGAAAATTGCAGCAGGGCTAGGGTCGTTTCATGAAATTGACTAACAGCATAGATTTCTTCAGGATAAACCGATTCATTGCCATCAATATCAAAAACTGGGAAATAGATTTTATCGTTCATCGTTAAACCCCTAGAAAAGCCCCCGGGGCATTTCCCTTCCATTAGAATTTTCGGTTAGTTAGATGAGTGGAGTTACGGCAAAATACCATGAATATTGCATTTGCCGTATTCTCGCTTGGCGAGGTGCGTTACAAAAATAATCCGTTGGTAAAGATGGCTAGATTTATGCTAAAATCTCTGCATTAGCTAGGAGGGGTTATGCGGGTGTTTTTAATGATAATTCTAGGCGCGGTGTTTTTGTTAATGATTGAACCCTTGGGTCATGCCCTTAAGGTGTCGCTCAGAACCGTTCAAGTTAATCTTTATCACAAACAATTTGTGCCGAACTCAATAAGTGTGGGGCATAATGATGATATTAAGATTTGCAACCAAGATGACTTTCGGCATCATCCCTTTAGCTTAGATCATTACAATAAATTTAGTGGAGTTATTTTGCAACCGGGGGAGTGTTATTCTTTTCGGGCTTTTAATCCAACCACAGAAACTAGGCGAGTGATTGTTTACGATGAAATTCATTCAGAAGAAAGACTAGAACTTCAAGTGTCGCCTGGTGATCCTGGGCCTCCACCAGAATATTCCAATCCTCCCCCTGTTCAAGGATCCTCGGGCAATTCGGGGAATGGGCAACCCATTTTTGTTAGCGAAGCAAGCTATGGTATGAATTGCTATAATACTCCTGGGAGTCGTGTGGTACAGGGTAATGCTACGCTCGATATGCGCGCGGCTTGCGATAATAAGACACGTTGTGAATATCTCATTGACCCGCGTAGTTTGGGTGACCCGGCTCCTAATTGTAGCAAAGAATTTTTTGCTAGCTGGAGTTGTGGGAGTATTTACTTATCTGAGCCCAGAAGTTACCGAATAAGAGCT is a window of Deltaproteobacteria bacterium DNA encoding:
- the gatB gene encoding Asp-tRNA(Asn)/Glu-tRNA(Gln) amidotransferase subunit GatB; the encoded protein is MTQYETVIGLEVHAQLKTKSKIFCSCPTTFGEPPNKNTCPVCLGLPGVLPVLNKTAVEYAIKAGLATHCKVQKRSIWARKNYFYPDLPKGYQISQYEFPLCLDGYLEFYVKDQKKRVQIQRIHMEEDAGKLLHDFGHPDSSHVDLNRAGTPLVEIVSSPDLRSSEEASAYLKHLRNILVYLDVCDGNMEEGSFRCDANVSLRPVGSEKLGTRAELKNINSFKFVEKAIEYEVARQEAILNEGGRVVQETRLFNSAKGITESMRSKEEAHDYRYFPDPDLLPLIIDDAWLKEIQKNLPELGHQKAERFERDYAIPHYDAEVLTAEKEVALYFEEVVKQCGDAKRASNIIMTEMLGLAAKGEKPFETIPAIELGKAITMTLKGTISGKMLKDVILAMHTEKQSAETIVNKMGGQLSDSSAIEAIIDKVLAANPDNVQQYKSGKDKLFGFFVGQVMKESKGKANPQVVNDLLKKKLF
- the gatA gene encoding Asp-tRNA(Asn)/Glu-tRNA(Gln) amidotransferase subunit GatA; protein product: MELAHLTLFEIHQKIKAKEISCQEITAAQLKRIEKLNAQLNAFITLCPEKAMARAQELDQHLAKNPASDLPPLFGVPMGLKDIFLTEGVRTTCASKILGDYIPPYNSTAVQKLLNAGIILTGKLNMDEFAMGSSNETSHFGPCKNPWDLNRVPGGSSGGSASAVSSGISYATLGTDTGGSIRQPASLTSIVGLKPTYGRVSRYGVIAFASSLDQVGPMAKDVRDCALMLQTIAGYDPKDSTSVNQPVPNYLAALKKDLKGIRLGIPQEYFAEGLDPEIEKSLQQALQTLKELGATVKPVQLPHTEYGVPTYYILAPAEASSNLARYDGVRYGFRAKNIETLLDLYEQSKTQGFGSEVKRRIMLGSYVLSAGYYDAYYLKAQKVRTLIRQDFLNALKEVDALVTPTSPTCAFKLGEKTDDPLKMYLSDIYTINVNLAGLPGMCVPCGFNSQNLPIGMQLIAGPFAEEKLFHVAFAYEQATVWHKRRPTL
- the gatC gene encoding Asp-tRNA(Asn)/Glu-tRNA(Gln) amidotransferase subunit GatC; the encoded protein is MISRDDVIKAAKLAKLRLKEEEIQVYTEQLQNILHHVEKLNSLNTSNIEPTSHAVDTQAIFREDIAHPCDILEKVFAVAPDTEDRFFRVPKVI
- a CDS encoding zf-TFIIB domain-containing protein; this translates as MDATKKSPEEEFFAKQEIEKRKAFTDKIKKEMAEKEKTQLKNLHFMHCPKCGMELHAILYRGVTIDKCFSCGGVYLDQGELEELAGQESGFLKKVLQVFENK
- a CDS encoding prepilin peptidase, which produces MLILPSPFGQIGFFVLGALWGSFLNVCIVRIPQEQSIVFPASHCPHCQRALSWHENIPLFSYLFLRGQCRTCHQKISSRYFWVELLTAGLGLLTYYYLTPWPVALLYFLLLVCPLIVLSFIDLEHQILPNVITLPGVLVGLVVRQAHLYILHITEGPLLDLNKLMLQTLVDSCMGVLVGAGTLFLLSVFYHKIRKREGLGFGDVKLAAMLGAFFGWKPVFVIFLIASITGSIVGLIYILFSKKDLKAAIPFGPFLALGALFQLYWGQAFLQAYFKFFKNLIH
- a CDS encoding helix-turn-helix transcriptional regulator, whose amino-acid sequence is MLREQQLLSKAELARKAGLSALTIDRIESGIPCRMDTMRKIILALGFQLTDKEKVFPA